One segment of Pseudodesulfovibrio sp. 5S69 DNA contains the following:
- the guaB gene encoding IMP dehydrogenase, producing MSKILDKALTFDDVLLLPGYSNVLPDAVDVSTYLTPELKLNIPLLSAAMDTVTESRMAISMARHGGAGVIHKNMSVREQAREIDRVKKSESGMISDPITVHPDDDLGKVKSIMSEYRISGLPVVKGDHLVGIITNRDIRFVQDDKSLVSELMTSRDLITVPEGIDNEEAKRKLHQHRIEKLLVVDEENRLKGLITIKDINKHKKYPDAVKDSRGRLLVGAAIGIGKDCLSRSEALLHAGADFLVLDSAHGHSENILKATRELRAAFPSLQLVGGNVATYEGAKALIEAGVDTVKVGIGPGSICTTRVVAGVGVPQITAVMEASRAAREADKCIIADGGIKYSGDVVKALAVGANSCMMGSVLAGTEESPGETILYQGRTYKQYRGMGSIDAMKKGSSDRYFQEKSKKLVPEGIVGRVPYRGKVGESLYQFIGGLRSGMGYTGSASITELFEKSHMVQISSAGLRESHVHDVTITKESPNYRGDG from the coding sequence ATGAGCAAAATACTCGATAAAGCACTGACCTTTGACGATGTCCTGTTGTTGCCGGGCTATTCCAATGTCCTGCCCGACGCCGTTGACGTGTCCACCTATCTTACACCGGAGCTCAAGCTGAATATTCCGCTGCTCTCAGCGGCCATGGACACGGTTACCGAGTCCCGCATGGCCATTTCCATGGCCCGCCACGGCGGCGCGGGCGTGATCCACAAGAACATGTCCGTGCGCGAACAGGCGCGGGAGATCGACCGGGTCAAGAAGTCCGAATCCGGCATGATCTCCGACCCGATCACGGTCCACCCCGACGACGACCTGGGCAAGGTCAAGTCGATCATGAGCGAGTACCGCATTTCCGGCCTGCCCGTGGTCAAGGGCGACCACCTGGTGGGCATCATCACCAACCGCGACATCCGCTTCGTCCAGGACGACAAGTCCCTGGTCTCCGAACTGATGACCTCCCGCGACCTGATCACCGTGCCCGAGGGCATCGACAACGAGGAGGCCAAGCGCAAGCTGCACCAGCACCGCATCGAGAAGCTGCTCGTGGTCGACGAGGAGAACCGCCTGAAGGGGCTGATCACCATCAAGGACATCAACAAGCACAAGAAGTACCCCGACGCGGTCAAGGACTCGCGGGGACGCCTGCTGGTCGGCGCGGCCATCGGCATCGGCAAGGACTGCCTGTCCCGGTCCGAGGCCCTGCTGCACGCGGGCGCAGACTTCCTGGTCCTCGATTCGGCCCACGGCCACTCCGAGAACATCCTCAAGGCCACGCGCGAACTGCGCGCCGCCTTCCCCTCCCTCCAGCTCGTGGGCGGCAACGTGGCCACCTACGAGGGCGCCAAGGCGCTCATCGAGGCGGGCGTGGACACGGTCAAGGTCGGCATCGGCCCCGGCTCCATCTGCACCACCCGTGTGGTGGCGGGCGTGGGCGTGCCCCAGATCACGGCGGTCATGGAAGCCAGCCGCGCGGCGCGCGAGGCCGACAAGTGCATCATCGCGGACGGCGGCATCAAGTACTCCGGCGACGTGGTCAAGGCGCTGGCCGTGGGCGCGAACTCCTGCATGATGGGCTCGGTCCTGGCCGGCACCGAGGAGTCCCCGGGCGAGACCATCCTGTACCAGGGCCGGACCTACAAGCAGTACCGCGGCATGGGCTCCATCGACGCCATGAAGAAGGGCAGCTCGGACCGCTACTTCCAGGAGAAGTCCAAGAAACTGGTTCCCGAGGGCATCGTCGGCCGGGTGCCGTACCGCGGCAAGGTGGGCGAGTCCCTGTATCAGTTCATCGGCGGCCTGCGCTCGGGCATGGGCTACACCGGTTCGGCCAGCATCACCGAGTTGTTCGAGAAGTCGCACATGGTCCAGATATCCTCGGCCGGCCTGCGCGAATCCCACGTCCACGATGTGACCATCACCAAGGAATCGCCGAACTACCGGGGCGACGGCTAG